The genome window CAGTACCAATCAGGCGACGCCATGCGGTTCGGCTGCAAAAGCGTGTTGTGAATCACGCGGTGATGCACCGGATACCGCCCGGTTGCGATCGTACAATGCGCCGGATACGTAAGGGACGGATATACGGTCTCTACCGTTTTACAGTAGGCAGCCTCCTCCAAAAACGCCCCAAAATGCGGCAACCTCTCCAGGATCGTCCAGTCGTCGCTGCCCAGCCCGTCAAACGATATCACTATGAATTTATGCTTATGATTCATCCTGTTTTTCAATCCCCCAGTCCTGCAGAAGCTGCGTGATATCCGCCAGTACTCCGGCCTGCAGCACCTTTCCTTCTTTCCCATCCTTAGCTGCTGCCTGCAAAAGCTCTGCCGCGGTCTTGACCTGCTCCTGCAGACTCTCCTTATCCTTACGCATCCCTTCCGCTGAGATCTGCATCTGCTGGATCTGATCCTTCTGCTGGCGAATCTCCTCCGGGTACCACAGAGTACGCACAAAGCCAATTGCACAAAGCACGCCCGCAAAAAACAGCAGAATCTGCATCACCGGCCCGCTGATATTGCGTACAGCCTTTCTGCGCCTGCGCCTTTCCTTAAAGATCTCCTCTTTATCCGGCTCCGGCAGAGCCTGCTGCACATACAGGTCCCGGCTCAAATCCTGGATCTCTCCCATCCCGGCGTCCGGCACACCCTCCTTGCGCTGCCGCGCGATATAGAGCCGGTAGCGCATGGCATCCGGATTGAGAGGGTCCACCTTCGCCACCTGATCCAGCGCGCGCAGCGCCGTCTTATAATGCTGCGTCTCCATGTAGCACAGCGCCAGCAGCAGCCGCGCCCTCACAAAGCGCGGATTCAGATGCACCGCCTTTTTAAGCCTTGTAATCGCAAAATCCAGACTATCCTTATGCGCCAGCGCGCTTGCTTCATTATACAGCTGCAGGCTGCTGCTCATATCGGTGAGCATTTCCTCTTCTTTCTTAATTTCTTTTAAATAATAAGTGGCCCAATTAGCCGCCGGATTCAGATACTCGCTGATTGACCACTGCTTCATGGCCTCGCCCAGCTCGCCCCGCTGAAACTGCACCAGCCCCAAAAGATTGCGCGCTTTTTCATTATGCTTATCATACCGTACCGCCTTTTCCAGATCATCCACCGCACGGCTCAGGTCCCCCGCCCCCGCCTTAGACAGTCCGCTGCGGTACAGCTGCTGGCTTGTGGCCTGTATTTTTTCAATCATCTGCTGCTCTTCTACGCGGCTTTTCATCGGCTCTCTGCCCTCTTTTTCACAGGCTCCTCCTGCTGCGCCCCTGCGAGAGCCCTCGCCACATCCAGAATGTCCTGTATTTCCTCTCCCGAAAGCCCCTCTGCCAGATCCTCCACCTCGAGGCTCTCCCGGTACTTTGCCAGCTCCTGCTTAAAATTAAACATGTCCTTGCTTACCTCCTTACTCTCTATCGAATGACGCTTTCTATCTCTCCAATCAAATACAGCGAACCGGCACACACCGTCAGTTCTGTCTCCGGCATATGCACCGCCGTCTCCAATGCGTTTTGCGGCTGCTTAACGCAGCAAAAGCTCTTGCTCCTTCCCTCTGCCGATGCCTGCCAGATGCGGACAAACGCTTCTGTTTGATCCTCTCCGTCAATACAGGTAAAAACTACGCGGCCAATCGCGCTGCAGTCTCTGAGCTGCCCCAAAATGTGCTCTGCGTCCTTCTTTGCCAGCGCGCTGAACACTAGCGTACAGCTCCCTTTTTCATACTGCTTCTCCAGATACTCTGCCAGCATATGCGCGCCTCCTGGATTATGCGCTCCGTCCAGCAGAAGCGGCTTTCCCTGAAATTGGCTCCTCTCCATACGGCCGGGCCAATGGGTATTGGCAAGCCCTCTGCGTATGGTCTCCTCTGTAATACGCCATCCTTTTTGCAGCAGTAGCTGCGCGCAGCGCAGCACGGCCGCTGCATTTTGCTGCTGATAGGCCCCTGCAAGCCGCAGCGGCGGTATTTCTTCCAGCTCGGCCGGTGCATAATAAAAATCGCTGCCGACATCTTCTGCCTGCTGCTGAACTACCTGCTGGACTTCCCGCGGATTTTCAGCCAGCACCACCGGCACGCCTCGTTTGATGATCCCTGCCTTCTCGGCGGCAATCTCCGGCAGCGTCTCTCCCAGCACCTTGGTATGATCCAGGCTGATGGAGGTAATCAGGCAGAGCTCCGGCGACTCTATCACATTGGTAGCGTCCAGGCGTCCGCCGACTCCGGTCTCCAGCACCACTACATCGGCCTTCTCACTGGCAAAAAATGAAAAGGCCATCGCTGTGATGATTTCAAAAAAGGTAGCATGGTTCTCTCCTGCTGCTGCGATTTTCTCGGCAGCCGCCTTCACCTCCAGGCCGATGGCAAGCCATCTTTCCTTCTCGATCTGGCGGCCGTCCAGCTGAATCCGCTCTGTATACTCTACCAGATGGGGCGAGGTATAAAGTCCGACTCTATATCCGCTCTCTCTGAGTATTTGCGCCAGCATCGCGCAGCAGGATCCCTTGCCGTTCGTCCCCGCCACATGAATCACCGGCATCTGCCGCTGCGGATTTCCAAGCTCCTGCAACAGGCTCACCATATTGCGCACGCCGTCCTTTTTTCCATAGAGCGGCACCGTCTCCAACCATGTAATATATGACTGATAGTCCATTTTTTCCTCCGTTTAAATAGGCCTAATTCCTTATTAAAAGTGTACAAAAAGCCCGTGGGAAAGTCAACCCTAAACCCCTGCTTTTCCTCTTTAAATTTATCCCTTCGGCAATTAAAAAGGCTGGCGCCTCCTCTGCGGCGCCAGCCTCTCTTCTCTCTCTTTAAAGCTGTGTCTGTGTCTGAATGCGTCCCATCCGGCCGCCCTCACAGGTAAACGTGAGCTGCGTCCCGGCGGCTGCCTTCACAATCCAGGTTACCTTTTTCTCACAGGGCTCACTCTGCATGGTGTTAGCCCCTAAGCCCGAGTTGAAGCCGTGGACCCCTGAAAAGCCTGCCAGATGTCCGATTCCCTGCTTGGCCTTACCCTCCAGCACCTCGGCGCCCTCTATCGTCACCGTAAGCTCTTTCAGGCTCTTAAGCTTCAGCGCTTCTTTAAAAACATAGGTAGGCAGGAAGCCTGTGTTCATCACATAGGCCTCTACCTTATATACATCCTCTGCCATATGCGTAACATCGATCTTGTCGAATTGCACCAGCGGAAGCGTTTTGACCTGACGCAGCATAAAGCGGGTATGCTTCTCCAGCTCCTGCACAAGGAATTTGATCGGCGGATTCTGCGCCACATATTTATAATCAACGCCTCCAATCTCCACCTTGCCAAGCTGCGGATGGTCAAAGGGCGTCCAGTCCTTTACGCCTTCGCCGTCCAACTCCTTATCGATCCACTGAACATATTTCAGCGCCTCTTCCTCCTGCTCCTCATCCGTTTTGCTTTCCTTCGGCGGGTACTGCATCTCCACGCCAACACGCGGATTGATATCCCAGCACTCAATGGTAAAGGTAGGGATGCCCAGGATGAAATGACAGAAATCATCAAATCCTCCATAGGTGGCCTGACTTCCCGGCGCCATATATTCATCAAACACACTCACCACCGGGTAGCCATTTTCCTCCTGCGCCATCTTGCCCAGCATCTGGTAGATCGCCATATCGGCAGCCTCTGCCTCTTTTCTCGGCTTAAAGCCGGGCGTATACAGATTCTGCCCGCCTGCGGTATGCATATCCAGTACGCTGCAGATATTCGGATGTGCAATCAGAAAATCTGTATTGGCCTTTGTCTCTGGATTACACAGCGGATACGTACCGGCGCCGCGCTGCTCATGCTCGGGTCTCCATCCGATCGGATAGTTGCGGTTAAAGTCCATGCCAAACTTGCCGGGAGCGCTGAGGATATTCATCCCATCATAGTCCTCAATCACGCCCTCCTGATATACATTGTAAAAATCTCCCGTCGTGTCATCCGGGCGGCGTTTTGTCATTACGCGCGGATCCTTTTCCGACACCTTCCAGATCCCAAACGGGCTCTTCACACGCATTTTGCGAATCACGCCATCTCCGTCCAGATCCTTAGGCTGCAGCCCTGGCATCTCCTCCGTATACGGATACATTCTCGGCACCGACCGCACCATCTCCGGCGTCGTCAGATAATACTCTGATCCATCCGGCGAAACGCGCGGCAGCACATAAAAGGTATACTTGTCCAGAAGCTCCTGGATCTCCGGCTTGTTATGGTTGGTAAACAGCACATCCAGCAAGTACATGCAGCACATACAACCTGTTACCTCTCCGGCGTGCAGGTTTCCTTCAATATAATATCCCGGCTTATCCTCATAAGCGCCGGTTTTGGTATTCGTAACCTCCATCACCCACAAGTTGCGTCCCTCCGGCGAGGTACCGGCAACCGTCAGGCGGGCAAGCTCCGGATATTCCTTCGCATATTTCTGCAAAATATCCGTAATCTCCTGATACCGATAAAAATGATCGTACGTATACGATACCCGTTCTGTTAGCTTCATCATTTCCTCCATTCTAAAGTTCTTAGCTCTCTGCGCCGCTGATCTGCCTGCAGTCCGTTTTATTCGCAATGACCGCGCGAATGCAGACCTCCAGCCCCTGTGCAATTACCGCAAGCGGTAAAGAAGGGGTATGCGGCTTGTTCTTCACCTGCTCCTCTGCGTACGGTACATGGATAAAGCCTCCCCGAAGCCGCGGAAACTCATGGTCAATATCGTACAGCAGCTGATACATCACATCATTACACACATACGTGCCGGCCGAATAGGAAATGGCTGCCGGGATGCCTTCTTTCTTCATCGCTGCCACCATAGCCTTAACCGGAAGCTTTGTAAAATAGGCGCTGGGACCCTCAGGCTCAATAGCCTCGCTGATTGGCTGATTGCCCTGGTTGTCCGGAATCGGTGCGTCCTGATAATTGATCCCCACAAATTCAGGTGTAATGCCATTCCGGCCGCCGGCCTGTCCAACACAGATCACAACATCCGGCTGCTCCTTTTGGATTGCCTCACGCACTGCACGGCTTCCTTCTCTAAATACCACCGGAATTTCCTTCGTAATCACAGACGCTCCTTCGATCGTCTTCGGCAGCCGCCTGATTGCTTCATATGCCGGATTGATGCTTTCACCGCCAAATGGCTGAAAGCCCGTAATCAACACCTTCATTCAGTCCTACCCCTTTTTAAAAAAGCTTTAATATGAGGTCTATTTTATCACGCTTTTATCCATGAGGCAATGGTCTAATCATAATTTTGCCAAAGAAAAGCAGGAGGCTTTGAGCAGCCTCCTGCCTGTAATGATGATATGTTCTTTCCTATGCGTCTTAGGACTCCCTGCGTCCTGCAGCTCTCTCTGCCATGCTGCTCGCCAGCTCATCCTCCATACTCTTCTCTCTCTTCTTCTGCTTTACCATGTGCACAATCAGCACAACCACCATCGCCAACAGTATAATCAGCGCCGGTATATCCCACATGCAAAATCCTAACGTCGTATGAATCATTTCACTCATCTTCTCTTCCTCCTTTCCTTATCTTCCTGTTTCCTCTAGCTCTTTCCTTAGCTCAAACATCCGTTTCTGTCTCTTCTTCCGGTCATGCGTGTAGTACAGCTCTACCATAAACGCCACCATAAGCAGGATCAGATGCAGAATGC of Lachnospiraceae bacterium contains these proteins:
- a CDS encoding bifunctional folylpolyglutamate synthase/dihydrofolate synthase, coding for MDYQSYITWLETVPLYGKKDGVRNMVSLLQELGNPQRQMPVIHVAGTNGKGSCCAMLAQILRESGYRVGLYTSPHLVEYTERIQLDGRQIEKERWLAIGLEVKAAAEKIAAAGENHATFFEIITAMAFSFFASEKADVVVLETGVGGRLDATNVIESPELCLITSISLDHTKVLGETLPEIAAEKAGIIKRGVPVVLAENPREVQQVVQQQAEDVGSDFYYAPAELEEIPPLRLAGAYQQQNAAAVLRCAQLLLQKGWRITEETIRRGLANTHWPGRMERSQFQGKPLLLDGAHNPGGAHMLAEYLEKQYEKGSCTLVFSALAKKDAEHILGQLRDCSAIGRVVFTCIDGEDQTEAFVRIWQASAEGRSKSFCCVKQPQNALETAVHMPETELTVCAGSLYLIGEIESVIR
- the pcp gene encoding pyroglutamyl-peptidase I, which translates into the protein MKVLITGFQPFGGESINPAYEAIRRLPKTIEGASVITKEIPVVFREGSRAVREAIQKEQPDVVICVGQAGGRNGITPEFVGINYQDAPIPDNQGNQPISEAIEPEGPSAYFTKLPVKAMVAAMKKEGIPAAISYSAGTYVCNDVMYQLLYDIDHEFPRLRGGFIHVPYAEEQVKNKPHTPSLPLAVIAQGLEVCIRAVIANKTDCRQISGAES
- a CDS encoding tetratricopeptide repeat protein; its protein translation is MKSRVEEQQMIEKIQATSQQLYRSGLSKAGAGDLSRAVDDLEKAVRYDKHNEKARNLLGLVQFQRGELGEAMKQWSISEYLNPAANWATYYLKEIKKEEEMLTDMSSSLQLYNEASALAHKDSLDFAITRLKKAVHLNPRFVRARLLLALCYMETQHYKTALRALDQVAKVDPLNPDAMRYRLYIARQRKEGVPDAGMGEIQDLSRDLYVQQALPEPDKEEIFKERRRRRKAVRNISGPVMQILLFFAGVLCAIGFVRTLWYPEEIRQQKDQIQQMQISAEGMRKDKESLQEQVKTAAELLQAAAKDGKEGKVLQAGVLADITQLLQDWGIEKQDES
- a CDS encoding zinc carboxypeptidase, producing the protein MKLTERVSYTYDHFYRYQEITDILQKYAKEYPELARLTVAGTSPEGRNLWVMEVTNTKTGAYEDKPGYYIEGNLHAGEVTGCMCCMYLLDVLFTNHNKPEIQELLDKYTFYVLPRVSPDGSEYYLTTPEMVRSVPRMYPYTEEMPGLQPKDLDGDGVIRKMRVKSPFGIWKVSEKDPRVMTKRRPDDTTGDFYNVYQEGVIEDYDGMNILSAPGKFGMDFNRNYPIGWRPEHEQRGAGTYPLCNPETKANTDFLIAHPNICSVLDMHTAGGQNLYTPGFKPRKEAEAADMAIYQMLGKMAQEENGYPVVSVFDEYMAPGSQATYGGFDDFCHFILGIPTFTIECWDINPRVGVEMQYPPKESKTDEEQEEEALKYVQWIDKELDGEGVKDWTPFDHPQLGKVEIGGVDYKYVAQNPPIKFLVQELEKHTRFMLRQVKTLPLVQFDKIDVTHMAEDVYKVEAYVMNTGFLPTYVFKEALKLKSLKELTVTIEGAEVLEGKAKQGIGHLAGFSGVHGFNSGLGANTMQSEPCEKKVTWIVKAAAGTQLTFTCEGGRMGRIQTQTQL